The Gadus morhua chromosome 18, gadMor3.0, whole genome shotgun sequence DNA segment TCCCATTCACTATCTCCTCCACTCATCCAGTCAAAGCAGACAGTGCTGCATTCACATTAACGTCCCAATGCAACTCACCGAGATTTCGCAAAGGGTCGATAGACTTCGATTCCGGGGTCCCGGCTCCGTTCTTCTTGGTAGCCGCTTTGCTGCCGCTGCCCAACATCGTGCAGAGAACCGCGATGGTTTGATCAAACCAAAGTTCTCGTGTGTTACAGTAGTGGTAGTAAAGGTACTACAGTGAGGATGCAGAATCActacgcgtctaaatgatgccgttttctggcggggatggcttgccatacggGAGGGCTCGGAGGCGCCTCGTGAGTTCAGTAGACAGTCCCGTCCTCTCGGTCGATGACGTCACCAAAGGGGCTGGTCGCTGCAACCGAGACGGCGTAACTAAATAACCCGATTACGACTCTTCATCTCTATACATCACCAGTGCGCTTCGGCTGAGACACCCTTGCTCGACCCAGTACGATATAACCAGTGCGTGATGTTTAGATGTGATGTGTATGGAGCCCACTGTGTATAATGTTTATTCGGAGCCTCAGGCAGAGTTGTTATACATCAGTAGGTCAGGGCAACCTAACCAGCCACAGGAGCCAATGATGGCGCAGCACATTACTGTATCATATGCCGGGAATAGCAGAAGACGTTCTTCCTCTGGAAGAGCGCCCTCTAGCTGATACCTATGTACCTACTGGTCTGGTCgtcttattaaaaaatattaaatttgtttgttatttattattatttattatttgtatgcaagaggtgtgtgtgtgtgtgtgtgtgtgtgtgtgtgtgtgtgtgtgtgtgtgtgtgtgtgtgtgtgtgtgtgtgtgtgtgtgtgtgttcgtgcgtgcgtgcctgcgtgcataCCTGCTTGCATGTGAGTTAACGGAGTTGCGCCATTTATCTTGGCGCCGCATGGTGGCTGTGAGTGTAGCCGCATCTTTTGTGTATAGTCGGGCTGCGCATGCTTGCTCCAAATTAAGTTTCACTATTTACCAGATTAAGAATAACCATCTGAGTCATGTCTTCATTGACCAGTTAGTTATTCATATATAGGCTACATATGAACTTATGTATGTATACGTTTGGGTATATAAGTATGTATCATTTTGATTGAATTTAATTGATGAATCTATGAgtaaattaatgaaaaaaatgaaataaatgacaGACCAAactaatgaaataataaattaataatgaatgaactGGAAGCCCCAGTATCTCCTGGTATCCAAAAACGTagaatgggcggggcttgtTAATTGTCATATGACGTGACACGGAAGTGTTTTCTCGGTCAAGTCAATTCTCAAGTCGACGTTAGTGCCTATAAACTTAACTTTTGTAAGATCTTTAACTACGTTGATAAATCCCATTTACCGGATCTCCGTGGGATTTTTGGGGATTAGTGCATCTTTCTTGTTTACATGTTCACATGGTGGTTATGGACCGTGTAAAAGGACAATACAAATGAGGTAGGCGACTAATATCTATTATACTAAGACACTGCGGCCAGTCGCTGACTTTCGGGGGGAAATTGCTCCACTAcctcatgcaaatgttaatttatTGTGTTGTAGTGTTGACTACCACCTTCCGAGGAGACCGGACAGCACCCTCCCACTATCGACCATGCCCGTACCCACTGTGGCCGAACCCGCACTGGACCACCAGAAACGCTTTGAAGCTGCAGTGGATGTCATCAAAAAGTTACCTAAGAATGGTATGTTACCGCATGTCTATTGGTACAGGGTTTGCACTTCATTCGAATGGCTTAAACTCCACGTAACAGCTCTTCAGATGGATAGTCCTCCTGTCCAGCACCCTCACCTAATTCCATCCCAATCCGGTTTTCAGCAAGGATTAGCCTAAAGTGTGTCGCCAGGTGCCTCAGTTTCACTTTGTCCGAATCGAATAACAAGTTCTCTTTTAGAGAACAAGCCCTGACAACTAAATGTATGCAGCAACGGGCTCCACAATGAACACCTGTCACCCGTATCATTAAATATTAAAGCAATTACTTGGTTGTAGATCGTTGCACTCTTGCTGCTAAAAAGACAACATTGAATCGTTGATAATATCCGCAAACCAACACTGATTGCTTATAATAGTATAACAACATAGACCTTATAGCCTAGTGTAATTACGTTTTAGTTTTTCATTCATAAACTAGTAACATCAATAAACCACGAGTCCTCCACAGAGACGGTTTGGCAGCTCCGAGCtaaagcctctctctccctctgctgctgTAGGGCTCTACCAGCCGTCCTACAGGGTGATGCTGCGCTTCTACGGCCTCTACAAACAGGCCGTCTGCGGGCCGTGCAACCAACCCCGGCCCGGGTTCTGGGATCCGGTGGGCCGCTACAAATGGTCTGTGTCCACCACTACCTGCTTGTCCCTTTTTGTTTTCCGTTTTTACTCTCAACACCAGGTGACCCATAGGACTACAACTGGGTCTGTAGGACAGGCCACAGGCTGTAGACCTACTGTACTCTTAACACTTAGGGACCAATGGGACTACAgctgggtcggcttagctcaggaggtagagcagttgtcttgtaaccttGTTTTGTAAAAGTGTCTTGTCTTgtaaaggttgctagttcgatccccagctccccctgtgttgatgtgtccctgagcaagacacttaaccctaactgctcctgtagagctggctgtcgccttgcatggttgactctgccgtcggtgtgtcaatgtgtgtattaaccgatgtaagtcgctttggataaaagcgtctgctaaaacgCCTGTACGACACCGATGCGTCTAAACTCACCCTAAACTGATGGATCCCCAGGGATGCATGGAGCCGTATGGGGGGGATGAGCAGTGAAGGCGCCATGGCGACCTACGTGgatgaaatgaagaaagtagcaAAGGAGGTGAGTCCTGCAGGTCCTCCCTGACCCGGTGCAGTGCACCCACAAAACGGCCTTCGTTGGCCGTTGTCCTGCTTCGTTGCACGTGACGCATGATGGTTTAAGGAGTTGTCGCTCGGAGGCGCGTACCGACCCACTCGTCCCGATGCCCTCGATATTTGGAAATACTTGAGGTGACGTGTTGTGAACTCGGCAGGTCCTGGAAACGCTGCCGGTGAACGAGAAGACGGCGTCCCTCATCCATCACTTTGAGCCCCTCTACCTGGTGGTGGACGACATGCCCCTCCCCCCGCAGGAACTTCTAGACCTCCGCCAAGGTCAGTCCTGACCAGGGCTGGGCAATAAGCCAGTGTTATCATTTTTCTTTGAAAGGTGCTGTAGGGTGTGGTGTCATGTGATGAAGATATGGACTTATCGCGTCGCTCAGGTTTATGGCCCTTATGGCGCATTAATGATAAGATTATGACCGTGTCATTACTCCCACACAGTTCATAATCCATATTACCTCAAATGCAAGGAGTTTCATCCACAGGCCTTAGGCGCAATCACAATTATGTTGCCTCTTTCTGCGATTTATTTACATGAAAATGTTGGAGATTGTCACTTAAAATAATAAGGATAATGCACTTAGACAATGAATGTGCTTGTGGgtcatgtgtgtgatgtttgatcCTCGACTTGTGTCAGGTGTGAATGGCAGCAGGCCGGTGAAATACCCAGAAGACATGAAGATGAgtgaagatgaagatgagggACATGAGGAGGCTGAAGATCTGGCTGCTCCCTCTCTAGAGACAGGCCCCGGGGTCCCAGAGTCACCAGAGTCACCAGAACTGTCAGCCAACCCACTGAAtggtcagacacacagatacacacacgcacaaaaaaacacaacacgaCACAACACACGTTAAGTAAGGAAAACAGGTTCAAACTCCTaccatggaaaaaaacatcttATTATGAGTTACCTATTGACAATAAATCGATTGACCATTCATTGTGTGTTATTAAGCACATTTCCATGTAACTTCTTGGTGTGACATGGCGTCACTCCGGCTGTCTCTGCATGCGTGGCGTGTGTTCTGTTTAGACTCCGGGCTGTCTGAAGGACTGGCGCCCACCAGCGACTCGGAGAGCGAGATCTTCTGCGACTCGTTGGATTCAGAGGAGCAACTTCTCAACACAAAGGCAAGACGTGTGCTCTCAACCACTCCGGTCAGGTAGATCTCTGACCCTGTTCTCAGCCTTCGGAGATGTTAATTAACATCGCAGTGTAATGACGTGTATGAACAGCACCAGAATGTCCCATCAGGTATTAGCAGCAGCTCGGTGAATGACCTGCCACGTGCGCGCCCTCCACAGATCAAGACCAACGGGTTCCACAACGGCCACTCGGACCCTTCATCACACCAGCCCTGGAGCCACGAGACCGTTGCCGGGGCAACGCAGGTGGGGTCGGGTCAAGGTggcgagggggcgggggaggacaaaggcccgaggaggaggaggagtcacagTGGGAGAGGCGGTCCCGAGCAGGGCTGGAGAGAacgtaagtgtgtgtatgtctatgtgtgtatatgtgtgtgtgtgcgagttaaTATCTAAATCCTACACATCTGGTATAAACCCCAGGCTCGTCTTATTCTTACATCAGTATATTTTTTTCCGCACAGGTGGCGCCCCTCCAGGCAGCCCCAGACCTCCCGGGCGTGGGGCTCCTAATATgggcggtgggggcggggccggcagGGGCGGCCCCGAGGGCGGGGCGGAGCGGCTGCACGAcgcccagctgcagcagcagatcGTGGTGGCCCTGCGGCGGCTGAGGGAGGACATGCGCAGCGTCATGGAGCGTCTGGAGGCGGTGGAGCATCTCGCCGCAGCGCACGTAGGCAGTGACCCATCTGGCTTGAAGCCCTGCCCGCTACTGTCCCTgctcgtcctccccccccccccccccccccccccccccccctctcttaatGTTCTTAGTACTCCTCCACACTGCTACGGTTAGGGGTTACGGGGAAATGTATCTGGAGACCCCAGTCGCACCCCACAAAACCTGATGCAACCGGCTAGACCTGGGGTTAAGAGATGGATTTGTACGCATTCCGATTTGAAGGCCAGAAATTGAAAGCTTCTGCTTAAATCGTTTGGATTGTTCCGTTACTCCAAGTCCTAATAATGTGCGTCTGTTGGATATAATAATGGCACAAGATTGTGAATGTGCACATTCTCTAAAAATACCACCCAAAGAACATGTTCCCCATATTTATTGTTTCATACAACAATGGAAAATTGGATAGTTGTTCTACGTCTTGATAGTTGGTCTGCACAGTCGGCCCGACCAGGTGTATTTCTGCTGCCTGCCTTTTGAAGtaacgtgtgtttgtctgtctcaaCAGGCCCAGAACGAGGACTGGACGCTGTGCTCCCAGTGTGCAAACGCCTCAAACTCACCGGAGGTCAGTGCAGCAGTAGTTAATATTATCTAGCTTGCTGCTCTGGaagaaacaaaatatatatatcttttgcAAGATAAACAGGTTGTTAGATTCTATAGTTATTCATAGTCTTCTATTCAGAAACAACAGACCGTAATAAAGAATTATGTAATCGActcaatcagaatcgagcatctAAACAAAGCCGTGTAATAACGACCATTATAACAGCATTGTCTTACGGATCGTTCCAGGGGGAGAAATGGTGGCCATTCGACGTGTCGGGCCAcaccctgctgctcctgctcATGTGGCCCCTGGTGGCTCAGGGCCTCGTAATGCTGCTGCGGCGGGCCCAGAAGAGAGGCTGCGTGTCCTCCTGAAGGGCCCCCAGGGGTCGGACGTACTGTGCTGCCCAGACCGCAGTGACCCTTTTCAGTGCAATGGTGTGAGTGGTGTGTTCAGATAGAGAAGGAACTTGGGTCTTTTGCGCAAACTCAGCAGTAGGAAGAGTCAAGGGAATGGATTTAGTGGACACACTGGAAATGATGTGAAGAGATGTTTCAGGATTTGTCTCCCTTGTAAAACACAACTTTAAAAAACCTGTTATTAAATTATTCTTAATTGATTGTACATAGGTTCTGATTGTGATGAAGTGACGATTGCAGATCTGTGTTTGAAGTTTGGACGACAATGGAAACAATAAAACAGATATCCCAGCAAGAACATAATATATACCCctttgtgtttatatgtttttgCTTTTAATCCAAAAAGTGATGAATTAGGGAGCCATATGGTATATTGCACTACCATATCCCAATCCTTCCACCTCATGGAAAAGTTGTTCCTGTTAAGAGTTTCGTTAATATTCTAAATAAATGAGTTGCTCACTGAGCCCTTACAGATTCGGAAAAGCGACATGGGGAATAGGTTTGTGCTAGTAATGCGGTTAGCATACACCACGACCACAAAGTTATCATAATTAAATAGGAAAATATAAAATCCCACACTAAAAACCCACAGCAGCATAGAATACTCACCGGTGTGCTTTCATGAAGCGACATTTAAAGGTGTTTTCAGCTCCAACACAGAACTGACCGAAGACCTGCAGCCAGGACCAATCTATAGCCCCTGGCATGGGTAGCTCAGGTGTAAATCGTTCCCCCAACGAGTCACTGGCCCAGTGAATCTAGTGAATCGCCACAAAATGCAGCGATTCCAGAACCACCTGCCAAAGTGCCTTGGTGTGTCAAACTAAACTTATTACAACAATCTATTCATCATCaggatatatatgtattatagaACCATTTTCACAGTGGCGTCGCAGAACAAACACATGTGTCACTAATAACAATTTATGGGTCTGCTTGTTTAATGTATATggggagggttaggggtagggttaggctTAGTGAAGACACTATATTGAAGACATATTGTCCCCCATTGGGGGACAATAAACTatttttg contains these protein-coding regions:
- the acbd4 gene encoding acyl-CoA-binding domain-containing protein 4, translated to MSVDYHLPRRPDSTLPLSTMPVPTVAEPALDHQKRFEAAVDVIKKLPKNGLYQPSYRVMLRFYGLYKQAVCGPCNQPRPGFWDPVGRYKWDAWSRMGGMSSEGAMATYVDEMKKVAKEVLETLPVNEKTASLIHHFEPLYLVVDDMPLPPQELLDLRQGVNGSRPVKYPEDMKMSEDEDEGHEEAEDLAAPSLETGPGVPESPESPELSANPLNDSGLSEGLAPTSDSESEIFCDSLDSEEQLLNTKIKTNGFHNGHSDPSSHQPWSHETVAGATQVGSGQGGEGAGEDKGPRRRRSHSGRGGPEQGWRERGAPPGSPRPPGRGAPNMGGGGGAGRGGPEGGAERLHDAQLQQQIVVALRRLREDMRSVMERLEAVEHLAAAHAQNEDWTLCSQCANASNSPEGEKWWPFDVSGHTLLLLLMWPLVAQGLVMLLRRAQKRGCVSS